A genomic stretch from Edaphobacter aggregans includes:
- a CDS encoding DEAD/DEAH box helicase, translated as MPAVAETLEIPTSLAWAHPVTAEWFLNKFGSPTEPQEQGWPSILAGDATLISAPTGSGKTLAAFLVCIDKLLRAAIEGRLAPATQVVYVSPLKALSNDVQKNLDQPLREIQQLALERGYLSTEIRTAVRTGDTLPKERAAMLRNPPHILVTTPESLYILLTAGKSREHLRRVQTVIVDEIHAVADDKRGAHLALSLERLDALVCGENRLSPGAFLTGLAQPPQRIGLSATQNPIELVASFLTGVHEHRKPATIIQVGQRRELDLAIEVPSDELSSVLTTNMWTEIFDKLAAHAQSHRSILVFVNTRRLVEKIAFALAERLGPENVAAHHGSLSRTLRLDAEQRLKRGEIKILVATASLELGIDIGDIDLVCQIATTRAVAVAMQRIGRAGHWRGAIPKGRFFATTRDDLMEQAALIRKMRSGELDQLEIPPQPTDVLMQQIVAACGAEPWEEDTLFNTLRRAHPYRDLTREHFDELLELLSNGIESSRGRYGSYLLRDRIHHQLHPRRGARMIAISNGGAIPDTNLFAVILQPEGVQIATLDEHFAVDSSPGDVILLGNASWRIQRIEAIGRVLVEDAHGAPPSLPFWEGEAPQRTAVLSTGVAELREQISALTPNVTPGYISPADPEVASATAWLMEHCGLCPSGAQQLIAYIVTGRAVLGAVPSKTTIIAERFFDEGGGMQLILHAPFGGRINKAWGLALRKRFCRGFNFELQAAATDNGINISLAEQHSFPLADVFQFLSEYTAKDLLEQAALASPIFKNRWRWAAGRSLQLLRFSKGKRIAPQIQRTRSEDLLASVFPQAAACFETIEGDIQIPNHPLVNEVMKDVLGEAMDLEGLIEVLRAIKDGAIRCLAVDTPVPSQFAHELLNANPYAFLDEAGLEERRARAVSLSRTLPASVLEEAGRLDQSAIDEIRRECWPDIRDEHELHDLLHALVALPIDFFIENPEARHWPTLYDRLITKGRAQTIDCNGVICWTSTERTSHVAALWLSQENATNTVTKEQALKQCVQGWTQLLGPTTANTFAQRLSLDPSEVFQSFLAMEMQGLLMRGIFEHPKPSHDHDIEWCERRILQRIHRRTLHTLRKQIEPVTPAVYMRWLLGWQHLAPQTQLTGEEGVLEALHQLEGFEAPAIEWERTLLPARVANYDPRWLDALCLSGAVGWGRISPHPAWSAGDGAAPRRVIPTNAAPITFYVRESADWLPHALTQQRVEEVHLQQALSPEALQLRSLLQQRGACFSNDIQRILNLSKPQTQHALWELATAGLASADGFDQLRAMMDPRRKSTTTETVGKRSTRSTAGRWSLLTEELHAAPTVIEQARRTDQALESFARMLLARYGVLFRDLLTRESNSPKWRDLLGILRRLEARGEIRGGRFVSGFGGEQFALPEAVDSLRAARTRQCSATITVAAADPTSLAGIIVPGERVPSTPGKQVVYRNGSLLPEEDSALPQDRKPEASPELIPAQIVTSPPAVLPLF; from the coding sequence ATGCCCGCGGTCGCCGAAACCCTCGAGATTCCCACCTCGCTCGCCTGGGCGCATCCCGTAACCGCTGAGTGGTTCCTCAACAAATTCGGCTCCCCAACTGAGCCGCAAGAACAAGGCTGGCCCAGCATCCTCGCCGGAGACGCAACGCTAATCTCCGCGCCAACCGGAAGCGGAAAAACCCTAGCAGCCTTCCTCGTCTGCATCGACAAGCTCCTCCGCGCCGCCATCGAAGGACGACTCGCGCCCGCGACGCAAGTCGTCTACGTCAGCCCGCTCAAAGCGCTCTCGAACGACGTACAGAAAAACCTCGATCAACCCCTCCGCGAGATCCAGCAGCTAGCCCTCGAACGCGGCTATCTCTCCACCGAGATCCGCACCGCAGTCCGCACAGGCGACACTCTCCCCAAAGAGCGCGCTGCCATGCTCCGCAATCCACCTCACATCCTCGTCACCACACCCGAGTCGCTCTACATCCTGCTCACCGCCGGAAAATCCCGCGAGCACCTCCGCCGAGTCCAGACCGTCATCGTAGACGAGATCCACGCCGTAGCCGACGACAAGCGCGGAGCACATCTCGCGCTCTCACTCGAACGTCTCGATGCTCTAGTCTGCGGCGAAAACCGCCTCTCACCTGGAGCCTTCCTCACCGGCCTCGCGCAGCCGCCGCAACGCATCGGCCTCTCCGCCACGCAGAACCCCATCGAACTCGTAGCCAGCTTCCTCACCGGAGTCCACGAACATCGCAAGCCCGCAACCATCATCCAGGTCGGCCAGCGACGCGAACTCGATCTCGCTATCGAAGTTCCCAGCGACGAGCTCAGCTCCGTCCTCACCACCAACATGTGGACTGAGATCTTCGACAAGCTCGCCGCCCACGCCCAGAGCCATCGCTCCATACTGGTCTTCGTAAACACGCGCCGCCTCGTCGAAAAGATAGCCTTCGCCCTCGCCGAGCGCCTCGGTCCAGAGAACGTTGCGGCCCACCACGGCTCGCTCTCCCGCACCCTCCGCCTCGACGCCGAGCAGCGCCTCAAACGCGGCGAGATCAAGATCCTCGTCGCCACAGCGTCACTGGAACTCGGAATCGACATAGGCGACATCGACCTCGTCTGCCAGATCGCCACCACCCGCGCAGTCGCCGTAGCCATGCAGCGCATCGGCCGTGCAGGCCACTGGCGCGGAGCCATCCCCAAAGGCCGCTTCTTCGCCACCACGCGCGACGACCTCATGGAGCAAGCCGCTCTCATCCGCAAGATGCGCTCCGGCGAACTAGATCAACTTGAGATCCCCCCGCAACCCACCGACGTTCTCATGCAGCAGATCGTCGCCGCCTGCGGTGCCGAGCCATGGGAAGAAGACACTCTCTTCAACACCCTCCGCCGCGCCCATCCTTATCGCGACCTCACTCGCGAGCACTTCGACGAACTCCTCGAACTCCTCAGCAACGGCATCGAGTCCAGCCGCGGCCGCTATGGCTCCTACCTGCTCCGCGACCGCATCCACCACCAACTCCACCCCCGTCGCGGCGCGCGCATGATCGCCATCTCCAACGGCGGAGCCATCCCCGACACCAACCTCTTCGCCGTCATCCTCCAACCCGAAGGCGTGCAGATTGCCACACTCGACGAGCACTTCGCTGTCGACTCCTCACCCGGCGACGTCATACTCCTCGGCAACGCGAGCTGGCGCATTCAGCGCATCGAAGCCATCGGTCGCGTCCTCGTCGAAGACGCCCACGGAGCCCCGCCCAGCCTCCCCTTCTGGGAAGGCGAAGCCCCACAGCGCACCGCAGTCCTCTCCACCGGAGTAGCCGAGCTCCGTGAGCAAATCTCCGCCCTCACCCCAAACGTCACGCCTGGCTACATCTCGCCCGCGGACCCCGAAGTAGCATCCGCCACCGCATGGCTGATGGAACACTGCGGCCTCTGCCCCAGCGGAGCCCAACAACTCATCGCCTACATCGTCACCGGCCGAGCCGTCCTCGGCGCCGTACCCTCAAAGACCACCATCATCGCCGAGCGCTTCTTCGACGAAGGCGGCGGTATGCAACTCATCCTCCACGCACCCTTCGGCGGCCGCATCAACAAGGCTTGGGGACTCGCGCTACGCAAGCGCTTCTGCCGCGGCTTCAATTTCGAGTTGCAGGCCGCCGCCACCGACAATGGCATCAACATCTCCCTTGCCGAGCAGCACAGCTTCCCGCTCGCCGACGTCTTCCAATTCCTCAGCGAATACACCGCCAAAGACCTCCTCGAGCAAGCCGCCCTCGCCTCACCCATCTTCAAGAACCGCTGGCGCTGGGCCGCCGGACGCAGCCTCCAACTCCTCCGCTTCTCCAAAGGCAAGCGCATCGCCCCGCAAATCCAGCGTACCCGCTCCGAAGACCTCCTCGCCAGCGTCTTCCCTCAAGCCGCAGCCTGCTTCGAGACCATCGAAGGCGACATCCAAATACCCAACCACCCGCTCGTCAACGAGGTCATGAAAGACGTCCTCGGCGAAGCCATGGACCTCGAAGGCCTCATCGAAGTCCTACGCGCCATCAAGGACGGTGCCATCCGCTGCCTCGCCGTCGATACGCCCGTCCCTTCGCAGTTCGCCCACGAGCTACTCAACGCCAACCCATACGCCTTCCTCGACGAAGCCGGCCTCGAAGAACGCCGCGCCCGCGCAGTCTCCCTCAGCCGCACCCTTCCCGCAAGCGTCCTCGAAGAAGCAGGCCGTCTCGATCAATCCGCCATCGACGAAATCCGCCGCGAGTGCTGGCCCGACATCCGCGACGAGCACGAACTACACGACCTGCTCCACGCGCTCGTCGCACTCCCGATCGATTTCTTCATCGAAAATCCAGAAGCCCGCCACTGGCCCACACTCTACGACCGCCTCATCACCAAAGGCCGCGCCCAAACCATCGACTGCAACGGCGTCATCTGCTGGACCTCCACCGAACGCACCTCACATGTAGCCGCGCTTTGGTTGTCGCAAGAAAACGCAACCAATACAGTTACAAAAGAACAAGCCCTAAAACAATGCGTCCAAGGCTGGACCCAACTCCTCGGCCCCACCACCGCCAACACCTTCGCCCAACGCCTCTCCCTCGACCCAAGCGAAGTTTTCCAATCCTTCCTCGCCATGGAGATGCAAGGTCTCCTCATGCGTGGCATCTTCGAACATCCAAAGCCATCACACGACCACGACATCGAGTGGTGCGAACGCCGTATCCTCCAGCGCATTCACCGCCGCACGCTCCACACCCTGCGCAAGCAGATCGAGCCCGTCACCCCAGCCGTCTACATGCGATGGCTCCTCGGCTGGCAGCACCTTGCCCCACAGACGCAACTCACCGGCGAAGAAGGCGTGCTCGAAGCGCTCCACCAACTCGAAGGCTTCGAAGCCCCAGCCATTGAATGGGAGCGTACCCTCCTGCCCGCCCGCGTAGCCAACTACGATCCCCGCTGGCTCGATGCGCTCTGCCTCTCGGGAGCCGTCGGATGGGGCCGCATCTCGCCCCACCCTGCATGGTCAGCAGGCGATGGTGCCGCGCCGCGCCGCGTCATCCCAACCAACGCCGCCCCCATCACCTTCTACGTCCGCGAATCTGCCGACTGGCTACCCCACGCACTCACCCAGCAGCGCGTCGAAGAGGTCCACCTGCAACAGGCCCTGAGTCCCGAAGCCCTGCAACTCCGCTCGCTCCTTCAACAACGTGGGGCCTGCTTCTCGAACGACATCCAGCGCATCCTCAACCTCTCAAAACCCCAGACGCAACACGCTCTCTGGGAACTCGCCACCGCAGGCCTGGCATCGGCCGACGGCTTCGACCAACTCCGCGCCATGATGGACCCCCGCCGCAAATCCACCACCACGGAAACCGTTGGTAAGCGATCGACGCGCAGCACAGCCGGACGCTGGTCGCTCCTCACAGAAGAGCTCCACGCCGCACCGACCGTAATCGAACAAGCACGCCGCACCGATCAGGCACTCGAATCCTTCGCCCGCATGCTCCTTGCCCGCTACGGCGTCCTCTTCCGTGACCTCCTCACCCGCGAGTCCAACAGCCCCAAATGGCGCGACTTGCTCGGCATCCTTCGCCGTCTCGAGGCTCGCGGCGAAATCCGCGGCGGCCGCTTCGTCTCTGGCTTCGGCGGAGAGCAGTTCGCCCTTCCGGAAGCAGTTGACTCTCTCCGCGCGGCCCGCACTCGCCAGTGCTCCGCAACCATTACCGTCGCCGCCGCCGATCCGACGAGTCTGGCTGGAATCATCGTGCCCGGCGAACGTGTCCCCTCGACCCCCGGAAAGCAGGTCGTCTACCGCAACGGCAGCCTGCTTCCCGAAGAGGACAGCGCGTTGCCTCAGGATCGGAAACCAGAAGCATCACCTGAACTGATCCCCGCGCAGATCGTCACATCCCCACCGGCCGTTCTACCATTGTTCTGA
- a CDS encoding tetratricopeptide repeat protein, whose translation MGTYYRSSLVLILFSLLTVNALASAQNTQKDTLNRDVILQEAHKDPQWLSIQAHLPDPTTATAAQLEMAADVLRARRFPEDAIVYYGYALQRGGDAPQLLNKMGVAELELRHPAQARAYFQRVVKIKKKNPEGWNNLGALEYMEGRYNAAISDYSRAIKLDKTSATFHSNLGTAYFDKKEFESARKEYDIALKLDPGMLQHHGTAGVTTRMLSPEDHARFCYELARLYAQRGDEEDMLRYLTMASEGGFDILTEMGGDSLLGQYRKDPRILLIVTNAKALRGNHLAQASGVPPPPLPPPVHE comes from the coding sequence ATGGGCACGTATTACCGCTCTTCTCTCGTCCTTATCCTCTTCAGTTTGCTGACCGTAAATGCGCTAGCGAGTGCGCAGAATACGCAGAAGGATACCCTCAATCGAGATGTAATCCTCCAGGAAGCTCATAAGGATCCGCAATGGCTTTCGATTCAGGCACATCTGCCTGATCCAACAACGGCTACCGCCGCACAACTGGAGATGGCCGCCGATGTGTTACGGGCAAGACGTTTCCCCGAAGATGCGATCGTGTACTACGGCTACGCACTGCAGCGTGGCGGGGATGCGCCGCAACTGCTGAACAAAATGGGCGTGGCGGAGCTGGAGCTACGGCATCCGGCACAAGCACGAGCATACTTTCAGCGTGTGGTGAAGATCAAGAAAAAGAACCCTGAGGGCTGGAACAATCTTGGCGCTCTGGAGTACATGGAAGGCCGGTACAACGCAGCTATCTCCGACTACAGCCGCGCGATCAAACTGGACAAAACATCGGCGACGTTCCACTCCAACCTGGGGACGGCTTACTTCGATAAGAAGGAGTTTGAAAGCGCCCGAAAGGAATACGATATCGCGCTCAAGTTAGACCCGGGAATGCTGCAGCATCACGGAACAGCCGGCGTGACAACCCGGATGCTGTCTCCGGAAGACCACGCACGCTTCTGCTATGAGCTGGCTCGTCTTTATGCTCAGCGCGGAGATGAAGAAGACATGCTGCGCTATCTAACGATGGCAAGCGAGGGCGGATTCGACATCCTGACGGAGATGGGCGGGGATTCCCTGCTGGGACAGTATCGCAAGGATCCACGCATACTGCTGATCGTGACTAACGCCAAGGCGCTACGCGGTAATCATCTCGCGCAGGCCTCGGGTGTGCCTCCTCCGCCGTTACCTCCACCGGTGCATGAGTAA
- a CDS encoding VWA domain-containing protein has translation MQRLMAAILVGVMAGSPGLAQQQAADGTFTLKVQSDIVLTNVVVRDKKTGEVVKGLKASDFTVMENGKPQKIESFDYQNVDEAAVLREKTTVSGKTTIADLLNKNFAADTGQLRDHRLIVMFFDLSSMQPEDIDRAVEAAQDYIKKKMQPADLVALVSMSTGLSMDQDFTSDKDALLKGVGKYNGTEGTGFANGNEGGNSGGTADDASSFTADDSEYNSLNTDRELYAIRTIAKSLERVDQRKSLLYFSGGLTRQGIENQASIRAATNAAVKANMAIYSVDSRGLEALPPVGNASTGSLRGTAAYNGGAMQANLDANFGSQEVLANLSSDTGGKAFFDSNDFAPAFQQIQHDTEAYYIIGFRSTNTARDGSYRHLTVKLNRTDAKMDYRPGYYAPADFQHSKTEDREIQLTEQLRSDLPATDVAVYLQALYFRMDDNKFFVPVSLIVPGSQIPFVKNGDKSKANIDIIGQVKNAQGIVVGNVRDTVKLALDAAQQVQRKNIQYSSGFTLAPGRYHLKFVVRENETGRMGSFETDLQVPDMKKAPLKLSSIVLSSQRAPNTAKKAISPLVRDGVEWIPNVPHVFRQDQHLYFLYEVYDPSRQKTEGPAPADSPGLTRRPAGAVRVLTSIEFLSGGVKVYETPLVEANAVNIPERGAVAFQFDVPLTQLKPGTYVVQVNVIDDAGGSFSFPRMALMIQAPAAAPVTASAATAGAPVQ, from the coding sequence ATGCAGCGATTGATGGCGGCGATTTTGGTTGGGGTGATGGCGGGGTCGCCGGGGCTCGCGCAACAGCAGGCGGCTGACGGCACGTTCACGCTCAAGGTGCAGTCCGATATTGTGTTGACGAACGTGGTGGTGCGGGACAAGAAGACGGGTGAGGTGGTGAAGGGGTTGAAGGCCAGCGACTTCACGGTAATGGAGAATGGAAAGCCTCAGAAGATTGAGAGTTTCGACTATCAGAATGTCGATGAGGCCGCTGTGCTGAGGGAGAAGACTACGGTTTCGGGCAAGACTACGATTGCCGATCTGTTGAACAAGAACTTTGCGGCTGATACAGGTCAGTTGCGGGATCATCGGCTGATTGTGATGTTCTTCGACCTGAGCAGCATGCAGCCGGAGGATATCGACCGCGCGGTGGAGGCGGCACAGGACTACATCAAGAAGAAGATGCAGCCAGCGGATCTGGTGGCTCTGGTGAGCATGTCCACGGGGCTTAGCATGGATCAGGACTTTACCTCGGATAAAGATGCATTGCTGAAGGGTGTGGGCAAGTACAACGGAACCGAGGGTACGGGATTCGCGAATGGCAATGAGGGCGGCAACTCTGGTGGGACGGCGGATGATGCGTCGAGCTTTACCGCAGATGACAGCGAATACAACAGCCTGAATACGGATCGCGAACTGTATGCGATTCGGACGATTGCGAAGAGCCTGGAGCGGGTGGATCAGCGGAAGAGCTTGTTGTACTTCAGCGGCGGGTTAACGCGGCAGGGTATCGAGAATCAGGCGAGCATACGCGCAGCGACGAATGCTGCCGTAAAGGCGAATATGGCGATTTATAGCGTGGATTCGCGCGGGCTGGAGGCTTTGCCTCCGGTGGGCAACGCCTCCACAGGAAGCCTGCGCGGCACGGCAGCCTATAACGGCGGAGCGATGCAGGCCAATCTGGACGCGAACTTTGGATCGCAGGAGGTGCTGGCGAACTTGTCGAGCGATACGGGCGGCAAGGCGTTCTTCGATTCGAACGATTTTGCTCCGGCGTTTCAGCAGATCCAACATGATACGGAGGCTTACTACATCATCGGGTTCCGCTCGACGAATACGGCGCGGGATGGGAGCTACCGTCATCTGACAGTGAAGCTGAATCGCACCGACGCGAAGATGGATTATCGGCCGGGATACTATGCTCCGGCGGATTTTCAGCACTCGAAGACAGAGGATCGTGAGATACAGCTGACGGAGCAGTTGCGGAGCGATCTGCCGGCTACTGATGTTGCGGTGTATCTGCAGGCGCTCTACTTCCGGATGGATGACAACAAGTTCTTCGTGCCGGTATCGCTGATTGTGCCGGGGTCGCAGATTCCGTTCGTCAAGAATGGCGATAAGAGCAAGGCAAACATCGACATCATCGGGCAGGTGAAGAATGCTCAGGGGATCGTTGTCGGCAATGTTCGCGACACGGTGAAGCTGGCGCTCGATGCGGCGCAACAGGTGCAGCGCAAGAATATTCAGTATTCCAGCGGATTCACGCTGGCTCCGGGACGGTATCACCTGAAGTTTGTGGTGCGGGAGAACGAGACGGGGCGGATGGGAAGCTTCGAAACCGACCTGCAGGTTCCGGATATGAAGAAGGCTCCACTGAAGTTGAGTTCGATTGTGCTGTCGAGCCAACGGGCGCCAAATACTGCAAAGAAGGCGATCAGTCCGTTGGTGCGGGATGGTGTGGAGTGGATTCCTAATGTGCCTCATGTCTTTCGCCAGGACCAGCATCTTTACTTCCTGTATGAGGTCTATGACCCATCGAGGCAAAAGACGGAAGGACCTGCGCCTGCGGATTCACCGGGTTTGACGCGGCGTCCTGCGGGAGCGGTCCGAGTGTTGACCAGCATCGAGTTCCTGAGCGGCGGGGTGAAGGTATACGAGACTCCCCTCGTGGAGGCCAATGCTGTCAACATCCCCGAGCGCGGGGCGGTGGCGTTTCAGTTCGACGTGCCGCTCACTCAGCTGAAACCGGGGACGTATGTGGTCCAGGTAAATGTCATCGATGACGCGGGGGGGAGTTTCAGCTTTCCGCGGATGGCGCTCATGATCCAAGCTCCGGCGGCAGCTCCGGTCACGGCATCGGCTGCGACGGCGGGTGCACCGGTGCAATAG
- a CDS encoding DUF5522 domain-containing protein, with amino-acid sequence MPESPNPAPQPPPEDPTELADEDFYYEGPYLVFTAAYHLKRGYCCNSNCRHCPYR; translated from the coding sequence ATGCCGGAATCACCCAATCCCGCACCACAACCACCGCCGGAAGACCCCACCGAACTCGCGGACGAAGATTTCTACTACGAAGGTCCATACCTCGTCTTCACGGCAGCCTACCATCTCAAGCGAGGCTACTGTTGCAACTCAAACTGCCGTCACTGTCCCTACCGCTAA